Genomic DNA from Coffea arabica cultivar ET-39 chromosome 7e, Coffea Arabica ET-39 HiFi, whole genome shotgun sequence:
ACTGCAATCATGAAAAGTAAAGAGCCTCAAAGTTTAATAGATCCAGAGTTGTTGATAAAGCTTCTTAGCAACCCAGAATTGGTACAGAAGCTGATTGATGAACGCAGACTAGCTTCAGATACTACAACTGGAACATCTGGATCAAAGATGGTTGAGTCTTCAGTTCACCGTCCCAGCGCTAAAGGCAGCTTTCTGTTTGAGGAATCTACCATCGAAAGCTACAAACCTGACAATCCCAGAACAGAGTTCATCCACCGGCCATCAAAAGTGAAATGCTCGCCAGCTGCCCCAAGTAGAATTAGGGCTCAGTTGGTCAGTACTGAAACTGGACCAACATTTGCATGGGATGAAGTAGAACAGTTACTTCATTTTCAGAGCTCAACTATTGTTTCATTGGTCCAAAAGTCCACTACCGAAAATACGCATCCAGGCAATGCAGGAATTGAGGCTCTACTAAGGCCAGGGAATCAACCATTAGCTGTTAAGGCAGAAACTGGAACAGGTCTTGGGCCAAAGCAAGTGACCACATCAATTTCATTACTGAGCTCAAAGTCTGATTTGCCAAGTCAGAACTCCAATTATGAAGTCTTTCAAAGAGCTGATGTTGGAAATATGTCTCTGCTGAAAGCATCACGTGCCTTATCAAGCTCAACTCCTGATGTTTTAAGTAAGAAATCCACTGGTAGATATATTCAACTGGCCGATGATGGACATATGGCTGTACCAAGGCTAGTGAAACGACCACAAGCCAACAATATTGAAGTTGGAGCAGGCTCTAGATCAAAGACAGTGGCACCATTAGTTCCCTTACTGAGCTCAAACCCTGATTTTCCAGGTAAGAATTTCATGAAAGGACATAGTCAACTGGGTAATTTCAGAGATCTCTCAGTACCCAGGTTTGTGAAACCAAACCTAGCTGGCTCTTCTATATCAGGAACAGCTTTTGAGCCAAAGAAAGTGACGCCATCCGTTCCTTTGTCAAGCGTATTGCCTGATTTCAGCAAGAAGTCTTCTGGAGAACATGGTCCACTTTTATACACTAGCTTCCCTGAGCCTGCTGTAGAGAGGCATTCCCATACCTTTCCCCGAATGCAACCTGAATCCTTGGTTGATCGGTTGGATACTGCATATATAGCACCACGTCTTGGAACTTCACCTGTCCCTGGATCACTAGCTGAGGTATATCGCCTTAAGAAGTTGATTGAAGAACATGGGTCGCATGATCGTGCAGGAAATGATTATGTTGGTGAAATTCCTGCTCCATCTTCTGTGCCTGGCGCAGAGCATCCATCTTTTCCTTTGGAGCCCTTGAGGGTAAAATTCCCGTCCACAGATCTTTTTGACAATTAGTTGTTGTGCATTTTCTTGTTCTCTGACAACCACATCTCTTTGTTTACAGAAAGATATCAGTTACTTCCAGTCCTTAATCAGGCA
This window encodes:
- the LOC113702005 gene encoding uncharacterized protein isoform X1, yielding MYITVLFTYLSDSIHSSPRLLLVQAKFVQSEDCLSEVGREPPGNPHEKVSNENIAIADGFPGSSVGSYPNQLSHKGVSHIPQIPWRTPPRFDLKFECHVAAGEESEEVEVQKHREMRVHEAVYPHFSAVPHCPSISSDMEAEHFDDWHTPVIPVTAIEEAAETDCLAKPEPAKLPQSPSTSEIFNIPQSKSLLSRDLSKGKKSDHAPLQDVDGPMVAAAAATTAIMKSKEPQSLIDPELLIKLLSNPELVQKLIDERRLASDTTTGTSGSKMVESSVHRPSAKGSFLFEESTIESYKPDNPRTEFIHRPSKVKCSPAAPSRIRAQLVSTETGPTFAWDEVEQLLHFQSSTIVSLVQKSTTENTHPGNAGIEALLRPGNQPLAVKAETGTGLGPKQVTTSISLLSSKSDLPSQNSNYEVFQRADVGNMSLLKASRALSSSTPDVLSKKSTGRYIQLADDGHMAVPRLVKRPQANNIEVGAGSRSKTVAPLVPLLSSNPDFPGKNFMKGHSQLGNFRDLSVPRFVKPNLAGSSISGTAFEPKKVTPSVPLSSVLPDFSKKSSGEHGPLLYTSFPEPAVERHSHTFPRMQPESLVDRLDTAYIAPRLGTSPVPGSLAEVYRLKKLIEEHGSHDRAGNDYVGEIPAPSSVPGAEHPSFPLEPLRKDISYFQSLIRQHGEEKGSQDDELSLYGISHNHLQSKESDRKYKRTCKLYNSSMGCRNGSSCRYEHDVPGQWRSDVVLEAPGAKRLKLGGSFTGRT
- the LOC113702005 gene encoding uncharacterized protein isoform X2, encoding MRVHEAVYPHFSAVPHCPSISSDMEAEHFDDWHTPVIPVTAIEEAAETDCLAKPEPAKLPQSPSTSEIFNIPQSKSLLSRDLSKGKKSDHAPLQDVDGPMVAAAAATTAIMKSKEPQSLIDPELLIKLLSNPELVQKLIDERRLASDTTTGTSGSKMVESSVHRPSAKGSFLFEESTIESYKPDNPRTEFIHRPSKVKCSPAAPSRIRAQLVSTETGPTFAWDEVEQLLHFQSSTIVSLVQKSTTENTHPGNAGIEALLRPGNQPLAVKAETGTGLGPKQVTTSISLLSSKSDLPSQNSNYEVFQRADVGNMSLLKASRALSSSTPDVLSKKSTGRYIQLADDGHMAVPRLVKRPQANNIEVGAGSRSKTVAPLVPLLSSNPDFPGKNFMKGHSQLGNFRDLSVPRFVKPNLAGSSISGTAFEPKKVTPSVPLSSVLPDFSKKSSGEHGPLLYTSFPEPAVERHSHTFPRMQPESLVDRLDTAYIAPRLGTSPVPGSLAEVYRLKKLIEEHGSHDRAGNDYVGEIPAPSSVPGAEHPSFPLEPLRKDISYFQSLIRQHGEEKGSQDDELSLYGISHNHLQSKESDRKYKRTCKLYNSSMGCRNGSSCRYEHDVPGQWRSDVVLEAPGAKRLKLGGSFTGRT